DNA sequence from the Aptenodytes patagonicus chromosome 13, bAptPat1.pri.cur, whole genome shotgun sequence genome:
CAGCCCATTCAGTTGCCATAGGGGAATAACAGAATTGCAGAATGAAGTCAGCACAGTGGCTATTTTTAACGATGCCATGAGATCAGAAAACGTTAATATCCTGAACCTTTGCAAGTAGACTTGGACTGCCAAGTCATAACAAAAGTGGAAATGACAGAGGTCAGTTCAGCACTCAGAATTTTGTGGTTAGAAATGTGTTTGGCATCAGCCTCTTAAAAGTTGTTATTATGAAACAGAATTTGGTTTCAGAAATGTAATGCTTTGCAAACTGCAGTTTAATAATAAAGCCCTTTCAGGACAAGTAAGTCTTATCAGGGAAAAACGTGAAAATAACGTAGGTCATTGTGGTAATTTTGAATCGATGCAGAATTTGTTATCCTTATTATGTGAAAGGTCACTTAAACACGCCTCTGATTCCACCAGTTCTAGATTTCAGGTGGATGTGCTTTACAATACTAATCATCATCAGTTTGTGCCTAAGACTGCTAAGTGAAaaatcggggtggggtgggtgggtgtagGAGGTGTGTGGgggtatgtatatacacacacactatatatatatatgtacacacacacgtatatatgtatgcttgtgtgtgtgtgtatatatattttttgtagaACACAAAACTctttcaattttaattatttcagcttcCCCAACAGAAGTAACAAAATCCGTATGTGTAACAATGTCAGCCTATCCTAAGCAAACATTCCAGCAAGTTATACTGAAATGCACGCAGGATTGTTTTTGAGGTAAACAGGACTTCGTTAGCTTAATAGCTTCTTGGGGCACTGTAAGGTGGTTGGAGAGGACAAATGGACACTAACAACCTCCAGTTCTAGTATTAATTGCTCTAGGCTTTCCCCGTGTTGGATTAGTGACTATATATAATAAGGAAGTTCTGAGTAGCTCAGCAAGGTGAATGGCAGAAAATTCAGTCTTTGTTGCCATCATAGTCTGGGTGAAAAGCAGTACTGCATCCTAAGAGTTCGATCTACCCATGTGTGCGCTAACTGGGTTTTCTGCTGGGTGTTGCATCCTGATTACCCACACAATTCATTTATCCTTTATCACTAAATCTACTAAGCATAGGAATACTAATTGGTTTTAATATGGCATTGTTAAGCCTTTTCTTGACACCCCTCTTTGTATTTCTAAATGGAATTAAATGGCTTGGATCAAATCTAATCTATAAAGACATCTCATTTACTGACTCCGCAGATCCCAGAGTGGAAATTACGTTGCATTTTGGTTTTTACACTCAGACTTTGGATGCATTTATAAGGAAAgtactgcacttttttttaaccttttcaaacCTTTGAATCTCTTAATTTCACAGCAAGTTGTAAATGTTAACTAAGTGAAACCTTGGCAAGCACTACGGCAATAAGTTATCATTAATTACTGAAACATGGTAACTGCTTTAGAGCTTATGGTTCTGGCAGCAAAatttaatgctgtttcttttaataatagtTAAGCCATATCATCTAAGGTTTCTGGCTTGTTTGAGATGTGAATTTGTTTTATAGATTATAAATATACCTATATAGTGTATGTATAAAGCAGAATGCCTGTCcttactgattattttttgtaccatattgtaaattatattatttattctttacCAATTTTGGAAAAAGGTGTTTTGGTTATTTAATATAATATACAAAAGCTGTTAAACTTCCTCTGTTTAAATTTCCAATTCAACTTGTAAAGCTGTTTTTATTCTTGTGCATAAATACATACTAATACTTGGTCTAACTTATGTCCAGTGTGTTACTTGCCATTCACGCCCTATCAGATTTTTCCATTAACCTTTATTTACATAACAGTGGCCCCTGGGGGGGTGTCTAAAAATTTGTCCGTAAGGCCAAGCCTTCCGAGGTGAAATTCTAGTTTCAGTGAAATCAGTGGCATAACTTCCACTGACATCTCCCATCCCAGAATTTTCATGGTTTTCACCACAGTGAgaggttttggttgggtttggttttgctttgcagcTTCCATTCCCAGTAGCGTCCGCTAATTGTGCGCGTCAGAAATGGGTCAAACCAGAGGGCTGTCTGTCCTGAACGTCCTCTCTTTGTCCATGGTCACCTGTaacaaggggaagaaaggaaaaaaccaaccaaccaaccaacaaaaaaaactaCCAAGCAAAAGGGTACAATAAAAAGGGTATCGTATatcttggtttgggttttttttccccctaggttgttttttttccttcacagcttCAGATAAGCAGGAACTTAGATGTAGAGGTGGTATTCAGGCCATCACGTTTTATATAGCCACTaccagaaaaactttttcaccttgaggacagtcaggcaggggaacaggttgcccagagaggttgtgcagtgtCTCTCTTCAGAGCTTTCCAAGACAAAACTGAATAAAGCCCAGAGGATGCTGGTCTGATCTAgctcaccctgctttgagcaggaggttagacTCTAGTCCTGAGGTTCCTTTCAagctgaattatcctgtgatcttTGTCATGAACTAGTTCCTTTTGGTACACATTTAGGATTTTGGTCTCTGCAATATGCAATGGCAGCTTTAGTTTAATTACGCGTTGAGAAAGTGCAAGAGTGTTCTTAAAACTAgatgaaaagaaatgaggaaCGTTTTAAAAAGCTCAACACAAACCCGCGTAGTAATATTCTTTGATGCTTCCTTTCCATCCAAAGAGTGAGGACTTATCTCTACCACTTGTGTACTGAGAAAACTGGACTGCGTGACCAAGTTTGAGCTCTTTCCGTGCAGCTTCTCACCTCTACCATGCTGTGACAAAGGCTCACAGCTAAGAGAGACCTTCACTTCGTTCCCACCTTATGTCAAAGCTGGTACTGAATCCTACCACTTTCTTTTCTCACAGACTATCTAATTTTGCCCTTAATGACCAAAACTTAACACTGTCAAAACAGAAGGAATGAGTCGGAAGTAACAAATGATTAGTAAAGTAAGAAATGGAGCAAAGCAAGATGTTGCAGTTAGAGTGCACATTTttggtgtggtggtgttttgtttgaggttttttttaatccttcaagaCAAAAGCAGCAGTACGGCTGCTTCCAAATTTACTTCTTGGCATATGGAAAGCTGTGGAGCCATTAAGTAAAATCTCCAGCTGAAAAAGTTAACTTGTAATGTTACTATCAACCAAAAACGTTTGGCTAAAACGGCCATGCAACTGTTGGCTCCTCGAGTGTAACTGTAccagctcctgggagcacaggTTCTCCAGGAAACCAGTGGCTTTCGCGTGGCAGTTGCCCAGCGCTGCTTCAGCCGTGAGCGATTTACGGACACCGTTTCCCGGGACAGGGACCGAGGTGAATTCTAGCAGGTGGATTGTTTACTGTCAGGTTGCACGCTGGGGTCGATAGCTGTGTATGCACGTTGCCTCCCCACCAGCTGCGCTTCGTGAGACTGAGGTGTgaccctctcctctcctctcctctccgacAAAGCTGGGTGAAGCGTCAGAGGTTCCCAACAGACGCGGTGCTGAAGTCACCAGGTTATAAAGTCGCCTCTGCGGTTACTCCTTATGGTGGTTTTCCTCCTGCGTTTCGCTTTACCTTGACGTTTTTGGGTGAAATGCCCGTATGaggcccccggggccgggcagcaCGACTGAAGCGCGGACCGGAGCCGACCCCTCTCGGGGCCGTGGCAGCCGCTTGCCACAGGGCGCCCCCCCTCAGCGGACAAAAGCCGGCCTTTTTCGCCCGGGAGGCAGGGCCGGCTGGGCTCGTCCGTGGGGAAGGGACTACACGCTCCGGAGCCCGCCCTCGGGAGCGGGCGGCTGCGGccggggctgcggaggggcggctgccgggccgggccgcgcccccTCAGCGGGCAGACGACCAGGCCAGCTGCGGACGCCGCACCCCTCTGCCGGCCGCTTACCGTCGCGGTGCCGCTGCCCTACCGGGCCCTTTAAATGCCCTCCCCCCGCTCGTCCCGCTCCGCCTCTCAGCCAGTGTGGTTCTGCCGTTCCCTCTGACGGACGCGCGGTCTTACCAATGGGAGGCGGCCCGGATGAATGACGACGCGGGCCCTTTTCAAGCTTCCCTCCCTCTGCGAGGCTCACCGGACAGGCGGGATGTCGACCGGGCGGGCTGCGCTCGATAGGCTGCTCGACGTGATGGGCAGTTGGGTCAACCAACGGTGGGGCAGGGCGGGCCCGCCGGCGCTACCTGCGGTCCAGGCAGCCGAGGAGGAGCGCCGCGCGCGAGGCTGTGGAGTGGAGCCCGTCGTCCGCCACCATGTTCCAGGGCCCCGAGGCCGACTCGGCCAAGCCCAGCTCCAGGTGGCGCAGCGGGGGTGGATTGGCGGTGCGGGGGTGAAGGGGGGAACGGGAAGAGCCGTGCGGCGGCGCAGAGCCCGCGGCGGGGCTTTGTTCGGGGTGAGGGAGAGGCGGGAGAGGCgcaggctgaggctgaggctgcgGCTGCGGCGCGGCGCTGAGGGCGGGTGCTCCGGCTGCGGCGCGGCGCTGAGGGGCGGGAGGCAGATGGGGGGGCTCTGGCTGAGGGGAGCGGGTCCGTGCTGGGGGGGCCTTTTCGGCCGCGGTGGGCGGGAACGCCGCCCCCCATCCCTCCGgtagctgctggggcaggaggccgGCGCAGGGCGGCGGCGCTCGCCGCCTGCCCGGTGACCCTGCCGTGCCTCAGCTTACCTCTCCcgcgccccgggggcgggggggggtggcgccgcCGGCGGAGCGGGCGGTGTGGGGagcggcgccgcgccgcgctcccggcGGTGCGTGCCGCCTTGGGCTCGGGGCCACGCCTGGGACACGCGGAGAGAGAGCGGGCAGGGCCGGTCCCCGTGGGGCTGCAGCGCtcggcgcccggccccggcccgccgagAGGGGGGTTGAGCTCCTGCTGGGGGTTACCGAGGTGGAGAGGGCGTCTGGATCCCGAGGGGATTCCCGTGCGGGAGGAGAGGCCTGGCGCTGTGGAGGCCCTCCTTCCCCCGTGTTTGTACCCcctcagggagggaggaggaggacgtggtTACGCTCTGTGAAGCGTTGAGAGGATCCGACACAAACGCCTGCATAAGCATAAGCAGATGTTACCTTGTTTTCGCCCTATGAAGTTGAACTATATTGTTATACTTGGACGAGGGCGTATATCGTAATAACTTGGAGCTGGAGTGATTAATCCATCTGTGAGGTAATTATGTGCtcggaggggaaggaaggaagtgttttgaaactgCGTAAGGGTGCTCTAAGTTTGCCTTTTATTCCAGTCGCTTTAAGCTATGACCTGGTTGTAAAAGACTCCTGAGGATGCTCTGCCCTTAGTATAGTCTCCGAGAAGCTTCTCTTCTCATCGTAATTTTGGACCGTGTTTAACTTATAAATTTGGTTTCTGGATGGAGTCTGGAATGCAGATCATCATAACTTTAGTTAACAGCAAGCAAAGGTGGTCGTGTTACAGCTTGTTCTCTGGCATTGTGGCAGAGTGTTTTCATCGTGCCTGAGAACAATCTATAGCAACGCAGACAACTATATAAACGGACTGGCACAGCAAGCATGCTTACTGCAGCACTGCAATACATTACGTTATTGGATTTTATAGTGGTCTCCGAGATGGTGACTATTGACGTACGGCCTGTGCTGTCAAAAGCAAAAAGTACTTGGTTTAAGGGCACTTTTTCCAGAGCTTATTCTATTAATTCcctaaaattaatatttgatgATAACTTTATTTGATGGTAACTTTATTTGATGATAATGCAAATCCTTTTGCAGTTCTTGATGTGTAGAAGTTTCTCTAATGAAAACTGAGCCTAATTCAAAATCCTTGCAGCAACCACCAACAGCTGTGGAAGTGGGAAAAAATAACTCTTCCTAATGTGAAAATCTTTGCGAGGAAATTATAAACAAATGCGTTGCATTTCATAATACAGGGGTGTTACTGttagaaataaattatgtgaaaaatatcttaaaggaaagcttccactgaaatcattGTCCAGTGAGACGTGTCTCTAGTGATCCAGTTAATGTGTACAGTGATACAGCTAACaactagttttattttattaaactttgtatttttaaggaagttttgcatttccaaaataaaacaaggaattgCGTGTCTAAGAGTTGCTGttgctctgaaagcaaagcaggacAGAGTTGTATCATTCTACTGTTGGTGCACGCTATAAAGCTCTTATGTATCCTCAATTCAGCTCGTATACGAGCAGTTTCACAACTACTGTATAGAGCTGAAAATGTTAACTGTAGCCATCTTGGAAATGTAATACACGTGTTCCCCTCTGCCCCATCAGTTTTATGGCAGAGTACTGCAGAGCTTTCAGATCAAGAGCATAACTGACTTAGCAAAGCTTGCTGTTTGTTTATAAGGTGAGTGAGCTATTTAATGAGCCATGAGTTTGTATTGATCCATCAGCAGGAGTGCCCCCAGGAACTTTCTGGTCTTTGCTTGAGAGCCTGGTGTTCCAAACCTTAACACCTGCTTTCTGCTAGTTACCTTAGTGATGGTCTCTGACATATAATGCAACTCTCCTATTTTACCTGCTTTATTAGAAGTGTCTGAAAACTAGTAGGACTTCAGTGTTTAACTTTcagggagaattaaaaaaaatatatatttaatttatatagcCAGTGTCTTGAAGTAATGGATAAGCCTTGGCGCACCTCTTCCGTAGGTCAGCTGAAAGGTTTAATGAGGAAAAGGCATTCAAATTCAAGTGTGTTagaatgtaggaaaaaaagatgacaagaacTAATTAAAATTCTTCAAGCCTGCCAGAAGAGAACAAAGCAATTAGTAGAGGCTTTTAAACTTACAGGGTAGGGTTCTTAATTTAGCTGTTCTAGATGAATTGACAGACTTCTAGTCTACTGgagggaagtgggagaagagacAGATTTAGATTGCATAgaaaacaaagggtttttttcattactgtttaacagaataaaacaacgcctcccccccccgccccctgccaaaggaagaaagaagatcTAACTTATCTGGCTGCAAGACACAAAAATATCTCTATGTAAACTGGCATAGTACCAATATAAACTAAAATTACTATAAAgtataaactaaaattaatataaagtGTATGTTGAATTTCCTTGTACTCTGTTGAAGCAGCTCACGCTGGCTTAtcaagtttagcatgctgttttcctttggtaGGATTCACAGGCCAAATCTTACCTTCTTATTTGGTATGGGAGACCTGCGCATCTCACTCTGATCTAGAACTGAGTGTCATGGGAGTACAAGGAGGTCAGCAATGCTCTAGAGGCTACATGgcaagaaaatagttttgtattcTCCCCAGTTTTTGGCTGAAGTGAAGGAATGCAAAACCCTGTCCTCTGTGCTATGATAAGCTGGAAGACCTTGTTGCTGTACTTCAGTATTTTTGGTAATTCCTGTGAATGACTTAGTTATCTGACTTTGCATTAGTTAGAATTTTATGGACCTGGTGCTGCAGTCGCTTGAAAGTTTATGGAATATTTGGAAGGTTCCTAGCAATTAGAAGTTTCTGAAATTGAGGAGGCAAATCCACTTTGTGTATGTAGAGTCAAGACATTCTTTTGCGCTATGCTGGCAGAAAAGGCCACCTCTTATGCTGATTTCAAAGTGCCTCATAAGCACCTCAAGTGATGCCTCTGACTTATTCATTGCAACAGTAGGGTTTTCTTAGTATGTATACTGAGCTGAAAATGGGAGGACGATATAAGAGCAATCAGTGGTGGATTTCTTTTGATGCTTAATTAAGTTTGTTAACTGAATAATCAAGACCTTTAATCTTAAAATGGGGTTTctctagaatttttttctgcaatggatCTTCAATCCAGTTGCAGGAATGAGAACTAATTTGATTCTTATGACTGGTTGTTTTTcttaaaccaaaaaaatctgaatgtagtTATTTTGTTATTCCCTCCTACGCTTGTAGGCGTGTGTTAAAAAACCTGCGTGGTAAATGGAGTGAATCTGTAATGTAAGAAACTCCATCCGTATAAActacatttctcttcctttcagtcTCTTTGATAGTATACTTAGAACTCAAGAAAGACTAgatgcgttaaaaaaaaaaagctgaaaagaatggGTAAAGTCAGAAATCGCTTAAATTACATGAGGGATACTAGCAGACCTATTTCTTTAACAGGAGCCCCTTCCCAAACTCCTCTGGggtggttttgtggggttttttttgttgttgttgttcccttttctcttccttccatcTCCCAAGTTTAAATGCTTAAACTGCCTCATGATTTCTGGACCATTGTGAATGACCAAAATACATAATTTGCCTAGATGATGTCTGTTTTATAGCAGTTTTAGACCTTCTAAGATATGTAGAAAGCCTATAGCACAGTTGGATCTGTAGTCTGTTGGATGCTAAATTGTAAATAAACCTTCTGCTCCGATATGATCTTACCTGTGCAGTGGACAAGACAGTTGTCCTGTCTACTGAAATTCTAGTTACTCCCTCAAGCTAAAGGGGTTCATTAAATCCACAGTTGTACTAAGGGTTAAAATATTGAAATTGGCCAGTAAAGACAGTCTCTCTGAGGCTGGTTCTGGCTATATAAACTACTCCCAGACTAAAAGaggaacttttttcctccttcctctcaaAGAGGATAGAACGGCTTTCTGCATCCTGAGATCTGAAATGCTGACAAAGCTCATTTTCTGACAGGGTAGCCAAATATCTCTGCTATTGTGAAATTAAATCTTAGAGTTAAATTGGCGTATATCTTGGCTCCGAGAGGAACCTCTTTTTATGCCTGGCAGATATCTAACCTGAAACGGCTTGCTCCTGTCACAGATCTATGGAGGGGATGTGTTGTATTAATTCAAAGAATTCTGTTCAGGTGGAGTGGGATAAAGATCTTGCAATTTATAACTTTTACCTGTATGAAAGTAAAGGTTAGTTTAGGTCCCAGACCAGGTATTCAAATTAGAAGAGGTATAACTCACCTGTTACTATTGCTCAGCTGCTAAGATTGTGGGTAATTGGTCAAGCAGACAtaactgcaaaaattatttttgataccTAGGTATTCATTGCTTTCCCATGCTTTTTCTGTTAATTGTCCAATTAATTCCACTGATTCTACTCCCACGCAGTAGTTCAGTTCCTTTTCAGGACAGGACCTGAAGTCTGTTGAGCAAGGCATAGGTATTAACTGTGGACTTACTACTTAAGGACAAGCATGACTTCTGGTAGGTTTTCAAGAAGTCAGTCCATTTCTGTTGTAACCTCCAATTTTTATGAGGATCTGTTTGATACACCGAAGCGCAGAGCTTTGGTTGTAAGGGATTTCCATCTTGACCACTAAAAATTTGGCTTCTTGGCATTCCACTTTTCCATTCTAAACTCAACCATTGGTTATCATATTAGCTACTGTAGAAactagcaaatttttttttgtagttatgaAATGTCTGCTTTTAACTAAAAGTCAGTGGGTTTCAATTGTGTTACAGGTACAAAGTCAGTGCGTGCAGTTTTGCAGAAAGTCTGATTCTGTaatggttatttttaaaaggctaacCAGAGTTGTACGTCTTAATCTCCTGTTGCTTCTGGAAGACCACAGTTAGCATGGCCATTTGTTCTGGTGGCACTGTTATGACCATTCCAAGTAATCGTAGGTAACATAATGATCAAATTGACTGACAAAGGAGGCTGGCAATATTTGTGCTGAACTtgagaatattttattagaaCAGCTCTTGAAAAGTAAATACTTCATGGACGTAGCAGAATTACCTGAAGTAACTTCAGATCAGAGTAGTTATTCATAACATACAAGGGAGAATGGGGAGGGGACATCAAATACGTTGAATGCTGtaaatttcaaacaaactttTCTCTCTCGCTTCTCTCATTCTGCAATGTAGGGTGTTGAAGCCCCCTGGAGGAGGTTCTAGTAATCTCTTTGGGAACAcagaagaagtttcttcttcaAGCAGGCCACACCGGATGGCATCCAATATCTTTGGAGCATCAGAAGAACCTCAAAACATTCCAAAAAGAACAAACCCTCCAGGTAAGAGCAGCCACCTCCTTCAGCACAGTTGGGCTCTGAATTGCAGCACAGAACTGGTTTCGTATTCCTAAAGTGGAACACTGtgatctgtctgtcttttttagtTGCATTTTTACAAATTGAGTGGGCTTGAACAATAAATCTATTCAGACTGCTGAATATATGAATATTTCGGTGATCTACATGTTCACAGACTTCTTAGCACATCATCCAAGTCTAATTCTTTTCGAGTTGAGGTCTaggaaaagatgaaaggaaactgCTTCTATTCTAAAGCTGTGTCATCAGTTAGCTGCAGCAAGTACAGTGGTGAATCTGAGATCCTCTAGTGAATTCTTGTAACAAAGGATTTCAACTAGTATCTTCAGGCAAGCAAAAGTAAGTCTCTAGGCAGTAGGGTCCTAGAAGTCTTTGAACtcatatctttttaaaatttttttaatatagtgtgGTAAAACTAAGTCATCTAGAAAAAAAGCTAACAACTGCCTtgcagggggaaaagaaagcGGTATTTTTGAGGATTCTAGTTCTGCTCAGCCTCGTCCACGCATGAATCCACCTGGTGGGAAGACAAGTGATATCTTTGGATCTCCTGTATCTACCAGCGTTGTGCGAGCACACCCAAACAAGCCTAAGGTATTTGTACTTCTTTCGCTGTCAAACCAAGAAGCTAGCAGCTCAGTGAGTTGTCTTACAATCTTGTCACAATGCAATGCCTGTATTCTTTTTAAGATGACAGACCTGAATTATGCATAGGGTGACTTCAAATTAGACAGTTATTCCTGAAGTCTCTTTCTGATAGCTTGTTATCTTTGGTATATCAGATCTCAGCGTGCTCTGTAGTTTGCAGTCAAACTATTAATTAGACTATGGATgtgtattcaaaaaaaaaaaaaatgcttctgaagcCTTTGGTCTTCCTTGTAAGTGAGGTACAGCTGGAGTTCTTGGCACACAGTCAAGAGGCATTTAAGCTAGATAGGGAGGAGACACTTCTCTTTATTCTGCCGTTTGGCAGAGGTGATCTTGATACCAATTCTGGAAAGTCGGTGAACACCAGTGAGCTACAGTCATAAATCTTCATGAGGCCTGGCTGTGCCTTTCACCTCTCTTAAATATATGTATCTCCATTCAGCATGAAAGCACTTTAGCACGAGACTAAGCTTAAGTGATCAACAGCTAACTCAAGATCAGCTCTGAGTGTCAGGTCCAGCATGCACTTGATTTTGTGATGTCAGACAAAAGCGTGTCTTGCTATATGAGTTGTCATTTTTTGATCTTAAAGCTGGGATGTGTAATAGTTGGAGAGGCTTGTAGTTATGACCAAATCTGGTTTTGGATAAAAGGAGGATACATTGCCaattactttatttctgtatttaaatgctcTATATTTGGATTTACAGCCTGCTGCCTTACTCTAAGTAGGTACTATTAAGTGAGCAGCTACTGTTTTGGCAATGTTTTTGACATGTCGGATAGCCTGGAAACTTAACATCCTATGAAACACGGCTCGTTGTCTTTGTGCTGAAAAAGTAGTAGCTGTCTCCTTTTTCCTGGAACCTTAGGGAGAAAAGATCAGTCCAATTTagcttctttttccctccttttttctccttaaatttgAAGGTGCTGGTAGTGTGGTTTTGCCTAACTTGTTATACAGACTCAGGGgtgtattttgggggatttgggtcataagaagggaggagagaaaaaaaaaagtgggagcTAGGTTTTGTCAGGAGTAGTGCTGTTGGTGTAGGAAagggctttgttttcttcctctgtaccCCTTTATCAGGCTGGTCTCTGATTCTTTttagttgcttttttaaaaatctaacatTAATTCCTGTGAATTCCTGACTAAATGGAGGACAACACTTTGGAAATTCCTATGTCTTTAATTAGAGCATTGGAATT
Encoded proteins:
- the JPT2 gene encoding jupiter microtubule associated homolog 2: MFQGPEADSAKPSSRVLKPPGGGSSNLFGNTEEVSSSSRPHRMASNIFGASEEPQNIPKRTNPPGGKESGIFEDSSSAQPRPRMNPPGGKTSDIFGSPVSTSVVRAHPNKPKDHIVLKEDETPKKLEATENIKPQLEDGGEKKDLGKEERCKEPEPKIDNHEPRLGPRPRSHNKVLNPPGGKSSIAFY